In the genome of Sphingobium sp. CR2-8, the window CTACCAGCAATCCGCAGGCTCGCGAGCTTCCGTACCAGCGCCAGGACGCGTATCGCGTGTTTCTCGGCGCCGATCTGCATGTTGGTGAGCATGTGCGTGCCTATGGCGAACTGGCGCGCGGGGTCATGACCGGCCGCAATCTCGGAACACTGTCCGGTACGCTGCGCAATGACTTTCTCGTTCAGCAGGCGTTCGTCGACGTGACCGGATCGGTCGCGAACCTCGATGTCGGTGTCCGCGTTGGACGTCAGATCTTCATCGACGGTGCGAATCTCCTGATCGCCAACCGCGGCAACAATACGGTCCAGACCAGCCTCACTGGCGTTCGCGTCTGGGCTTTGGGATCGAAGGCCCGCGTCGATGTTTTCGACCTGTATTATACAGACTTCGGCAATGGCGGATTTGGCGACGACCCCACCGACCATGACCGGCGTTTCAGTGGCGTCTCGGCGGGATACGTCCTGCCGACCAACCTGTTCGGCAAATCCCGCCTCTACCTCGATCCGTTCGTCTGGCGGCTGCGCAATCGGAACACCACCTGGGGCGCGGAGACGGCTCGCGAGGAGCGTGTCTACACCGGTGCCCATTTGTGGGGTGACGTCGGCCCGCTGACGCTGGACTGGACCGTCAATCACCAAGGCGGAAGCTATGGCTCGCGCACGCTCGACGCATGGCAGATCCTCCTCGCCCAGACCTATCGTCTCGGAAAATCCAACACGGCTCCCCGGCTCGGCCTCCATGTCGATTATGCGAGTGGCGGCGGAGCCTATGACCGGGGTAAGCTGCGCAACGCCTTCGCGCCATACGGGAACAACATCTACTACAGCTATGCCGGCTTCCTCACGCCGACGAATCTGATTGCCGTCGCGCCAAGCCTTACGGTCATGCCAACCAAGAAGCTGCGTGTGACCGGCGAATATCAGTTTTCATGGCGAGCGACTACGCGTGACGCGATCTATCGGGCAAATGGCTTACCCTTCACCGGCACGTCGGGACGTGGTGATCGCAAGACCGGCGACGTCGCCCGGCTGCAGGCAATCTGGAGTCTAACACCGCGGCTATCCGTGACCGGACGGCTGGAACACCTGCTCGCCCACGGCGGCCTCACTGACAATGGCTATCACAGCTCATCCTATGCCGGCGCATGGGTGAGCTTCCGGTTCTAAGAAAGAAGACCTCCAGATGAGCATGAACGACGATTTCAGGCAGGCCGCGCTGGACTATCACCGCCTTCCTCAACCCGGAAAGCTGGCAGTCCAGGCCACCAAGCGCATGGAAACCCAGCGCGATCTTGCACTGGCGTACTCGCCAGGCGTGGCGGCAGCGTGCGAGGCGATCGTCTCCGATCCCAGCACGGCAAGGGATTTTACCGCTCGCGGCAATCTTGTCGCTGTTGTCACCAACGGGACGGCGGTACTGGGTTTGGGTAATATCGGTCCGCTGGCCTCAAAGCCGGTGATGGAAGGCAAGAGTGTCCTCTTCCGCAAGTTTGCAGGGATCGACGCCTTCGATATCGAGCTCGATGCCAGCGATCCCAAGGCGTTCTGCGACGCGGTGGCGGCGATGGAGCCCACCTTCGGGGGAATCAACCTCGAGGATATCAAGGCGCCTGAGTGTTTCGCGATCGAGGCTGAGCTTCGTTCGCGGATGAACATTCCCGTCTTTCATGACGACCAGCATGGTACGGCGATTGTCGTGGCAGCGGCCGTTCGCAATGCGCTCCTGCTGCAGGGCAAGCGGATCGAGGATGTCAGGCTCGTCACATCGGGCGCAGGCGCAGCCGCGCTAGCCTGTGTCGATCTGCTCGTTTCGCTGGGCCTCCCGGTCGACAACGTCACACTGACCGACATTGACGGTGTCGTCCACGCCGGCCGCAATGCCGACATGCCGCCCAACATGGCCCGCTACGCTCGGGTGACTGATGCCCTAACCCTTGGGGAAGTCGTAAGCGGAGCGGATATCTTCCTCGGCCTGTCCGCGCCGGGTGTATTCAAGCCTGAGTGGCTGCCGCTTCTTGCGGACAAGCCCGTCATTCTGGCGATGGCCAATCCGCAGCCCGAGATCATGCCTGACCTTGTGCGTGAAGGCCGGCCAGATGCCATCATAGCCACGGGCCGCTCGGACTTCCCGAACCAAGTGAACAACCTGCTGTGCTTCCCTTACATCTTCCGCGGCGCACTCGACTGCCAGGCGACCGAGATCAACGAAGAGATGAAGCTGGCAGCGGTCGAAGCGATCGCCGCCTTGGCCCGCGCAGAGCCAGACGAAGCCGTGGCCAACGCTTATGGCGGTGAGCCAATGCTGTTCGGGCATAATCATATTATTCCCAAGCCCTTCGACCCGCGCCTGATCCTCGAAGTGGCGCCTGCCGTCTCCGAGGCCGCGGCGCGCACCGGGGTAGCGCTCAGCCCTATCACCGACATGGTCGCCTATCGCGCCAGCCTCGGGCGGCATGCCTATCGGTCCAGCCAGCTCATGATGCCGGTTTTCGATGCAGCACGGCGTCAGCCCCGCAGGGTAGCCTACGCAGCAGGTGAAGCCGATTCCGTACTTCGTGCCGCACAGATCGTGGTCGATGAGCGGCTCGCCAGACCAGTTCTGGTCGGGCGGACCACCGTCATGGAAGCGGCGCTGAACCGATTGGGCCTGCGCATCCGGATTGGCGAGGACATCGAAGTCTTTGATCCGACGCTGGAGAACGACACGTTCGAGATGCTTGTCGATGCCTACACCAAGCTGGTCGAGCGCCGCGGTGTTACGCCTGCGGCTGCTCGTAAGCGGGTTCGACTTCGCCCGACAGTCACGGCAGCGATGCTGCTGCAGGCTGGCCTCGTCGATGCGGCCCTGTGCGGCACGCCTACGGACTGGTGGGAGGAAACCCGCCTGACCCTGGAAATCATTCCGCGTGCTCCCGGGGTCGCCCGCGTATCGGCATTGACGGCCCTCATCCATGAACAAAATTCGCTGTTTTTCGCGGACACCCATCTCAATATCGATCCGAATGCCGAGCAGATCGCCGAGTTCACCATCATGGCTGCCGAGCAGGTACGCCGCTTTGGTATCACACCTGCCGCAGCGCTACTGTCACATTCCAATTTCGGTGCATCCAATTCGCCGAGTGCACGTAAGATGCGCGAAGCTCTTGCTATCTTGCGCACCAAAGCGCCGGAACTGCTGGTGGACGGAGAGATGCACACCGACAGCGCGCTCAACCCGGCTATCCGGGAACGCAGCGTGACGACGTCGGTTCTTGGCGGGGCGGCCAACCTCCTGGTGATGCCCTCGCTGGATGCGGCTAATATCGCCCTGACCCTCGCGACCTCGGTGACCCGCGGTTTGTCCGTAGGGCCCCTGCTCATGGGCATGTCGAAGCCGATCCACGTGCTTGTAGCCTCGACCACCACGCGCGGCATCGTCAACATGACTGCGCTTGTTGCTAGTGAGAGCGCCCAGACCGCAGCTGCTGGTTCTTCCGCATGAGCTTGCCGCCAGCCGACATCGATCTACATGCAGTGGTTCGGGCTTTCGTGGAGGCACGCCGTGCCGGGCGTTCGATAGCCGCCTTTCCTGGCCAGGTCCCCCGGTCGATCGATGAAGCCTATCGTGCCCAGTCTTTGGCTATCGATGCCTGGCGGGGAGAACTCGCCGGGTGGAAGGTTGCGAAGATCAATGACCCATGGCGCGACCCGCTCGGAGTGGATCGCTTCATCGGCCCGATTTTCGATGAAACAATTGTCAGGGATGCCAACACTTGCATCTTTCCCGCCTACAGGGGCGGACAGGCTGCCTTCGAAGTCGAACTTGCGCTGACTTTGGCGTGTGACGCGGATCCACGACGCACGGACTGGAGATCCCATGATGCTGCATTGCTAGTTGGCGAGGTCAACATGGCTGTGGAATTCGCGGCCAGCCCGCTCGGGATTTTAACCGCCCTGGGGCCGCTGGCATCCATTTCCGGTTTCGGCAACAACAACGGGCTCCTGCTCGGACCCGTCATAAGTCTCGACGCGACCATGATCTCCGGAAGCTGTGAAGCTTTGATCGACGTGCAATCCGTGGGTGCAGGCCCCCTTTGGACGGGTCCAGATGGACCGCTCCCTGCATTCGCTTTTGCACTCAATGAGGCGGCACGCTTGGGGCGGCCGATGACCAAAGGCCAGATTGTCAGTACTGGAGCGCTCACCGGCGTTCACCCCGTCCAAATCGGTCAGGCGTGCGAAGCCGACTTTAAGGAATTCGGACGGTTGCTTTGCACGGTTCAAGAGCAGGAGCCCGCATGACGAACCTTAGGCTGTGTCGTCGTCACTCAGCGCCACTTTGACCAAAGCAGGATCAACGCCATGATGGAGGCAGGTTCTGATCTTGAGATCGCCGCCCGACGCGCTTGCGTTGAGCAATTCCGCCTTTTCGGGCAAAGGATTCGATGCCGTAATGGCCCAGCGCCTCAAGATATGCTCGCAGAACCATATGCAAGCCTGCCTGGCGGGGCTGTTAGGCGGTCAGCCTAGCCAGCGTGACAGAACGGGCTCTGGATCGAGGGCCGCTGGCTCCGGTGGCCACTGTGCCGCCCCTGGCGTGGCGGAAAAACGTGGCACGGGCGCTGGCAAGGTCACACCGCCGATCTCCGCGAAGGTGCCGCGGGCAACGTTGTGCGGATGGCGCGGTGCCTCTTCCATCGACAGAACAGGCGCGAAACAGACGTCCGTCCCTTCCATCAGTGCGCACCATTCGTCCCGCGTCTTTGTCGCAAACGCGGCCGCCAGTGCGGCCTTACGGGCCGGCCATGCCATCTTGTCCATCTGCGGGCCAAGCAAGGCATCGCCGAGGTTCATCGTATCCACCAGCAACCGATAGAATTGCGGTTCGATCGATCCAATGGCAACCCAGCGGTCGTCGGCACAACGATAGGTGCCGTAGAAATGCGCTTCACCATCGATCAGATTGGCCTCCCGCCGGTCCACCCTCTCACCTGCCGCCTTCATCCCGTAGAATAGCGATCCGAGATAGGACGCGCAGTCCGTCATCCCGACATCCACCACCTGACCAATGCCGGTTGCGCGGGCGTTGAGGAGAGCCCCGAGCACGCCAGCGACGAGGAACATCGCCCCGCCACCATAATCCGCGGCAAGGTTCAGTGGCGCGACCGGTCGATCGCCGGGCCGATTGCATGAAGCATACCGGTAAACGCGAGATAGTTGATGTCGTGCCCGGCCGTCATGGCATAGGGGCCATGCTGTCCCCAGCCGCTCATCTGGCCATAGACCAGCCCGGATTACGGGCGTGCATCGCCTCTGGTCCAAGGCCCAGCCGTTCCATTACGCCAGGTCGGTTTCCTTCAAAAACGAGGTCGGCCTTTTCTGGCAGCGCTAGCGCCGTAGCCCCATCGGCGGGCACTTTCAGATCCAGCCCGATGGTACTACGCCCGCGCGCGTCGAACCGGGTTGCGGGCGGATCAGGCGCGCCGACGCGGGCGATCTGCACCACATCGGCACCCAGATCGAAAAGAAATGTGCCTGCAAACGGTCCGGGCCCCAGCCCGGCGAATTCAAGGACCTTCACGCCAACCAGCGGTCCGCTCGGTTTCGTCATTTGGCTCGTCTCCATTGTGTCGATCATCTACCGGTGAAGGCGGGGTGGCGCTTCTTCTCGCGGAATGCGGCGATCCCCTCTCTGAAATCCGCGCTGGCTCCTGCCTCGCGCTGGGCGCGCCTTTCCATCGCCAGCGCCTCGACCAGCGGCTGTTCGAGCGCCTGGCGAACCCCCTGCCGGATCAACGCATAGGCGCGGGTCGGGCCGGTCGCGAGCATGCTCGCCAGCCCTTCGACCCGATGGCCTAACGCCGCGTCATCGACGACCTCGTAGATCATTCCCCAGTCGCACGCCGTCTCGGCCAGCATTCGCTCGGCCAGCAGCATCATTGCCTACGCACGTGCACGGCCAACCAGCCGGGGCAGCAGCCAGATGCTGCCCGCGTCGGGCACCAGGCCAGCCCTGGCGAACGCCTGCAAGAAGAAAGCGGAACCTGCGGCAATCCTGATGTCGGCGGCCAGCGCCAGCATGCAGCCGGCCCCTGCCACCGCACCATGCACGCCGGCGATAATCGCCGCCGGCAGATCGAACATGCGTTCGATCAGCGGATTGTAATATTCCTCAAATACCTGCCCGGCATCAAAACTGGCCTCGCCGGCGGGCGACCCGCCGCTGCTGAGATCCGCCCCGCTTGAAAAACCGCGACCTTTGCCCGTCGGAAGCACCACGCGCGCCTGCCCGGATCCGCGAATATGATCCAGCGCGTCGATCAACTCGTCAAGCAACGGGCGGCTCAGGGCGTTCAGCGCCTGCGGCCGGGCCAGGATCAGCCGTGCGATGCCGTCCGCCATCTCCAGCCGTCAGCCTGAAAATCGTTCGGCCATCTTTTCACCACCATAGGCGATATGCAATTGCTCGCCAAACGCAAGGCCTGTCACGTGCGCCCCTGATTGCTATCATTCAGAGGTAGAGCCGTCTCTTTTCCCACTATCCCACCTCTGCTGATCAGAGCAGGAATACGGGGCTCCGCTGCGCCATGCGGGTTCAAATCTCGAAGATCAACAACCGCGAGCCTTGAAACTGCCATCGTGAAAAGGCGGGATGACCCTAGAACTTGGAATGTTTTCTAAGTTGCTCGGATCGTGTCCCACCTGATGGTGTAGGTTCGCCAGCGTAGCTTTGGCGATCTCCGGCTAAGCCGGGTTGATCATGCTGCCATGGCAGGCAACGTGATGATGGCATTATCGCTTAATCCCGAGACGCTCTCAAATGTCATGTAGCGGGAGCGCTGGACCGCCCATTCATCATTTTGTTCGAGCAAGATAGCGCCGACGAGGCGGGTGATGGCCTCTTCATTGGGGAAGATGCCAACGACGTCGGTACGCCGCTTGATTTCGCCATTGAGCCGTTCGATCGGATTATTGGAGTGTAATTTGGTGCGGTGTTGTGCGGGGAACGTCATGTAGGCCAGCACATCTTCCTCCGCGCTGTCCATCAGAGCAGCGAGTTTTGGCACGGTGGGCCGTAGCTGATCGGCAACGCTGCGCCACTGGGCTTTGGTGGTTTCCGGGGTGTCCTGGGCAAAGGCGGTGGCAATGAACGCCGACACGACCCGGCGACCGCTCTTGCCTGCATGGGCCAGGGCGTTACGCATAAAATGGACGCGGCAGCGCTGCCAGGTCGCGCTGAACACTTTGGCAACGGATGCCTTGATACCCTCGTGGGCATCGGAGATGACCAGCTTCACGCCGCGCAAACCGCGGCGGGCAAGGCTGCGCAGGAAGTCGGTCCAGAAGACCTCGGCTTCGGAATGGCCGATCGCCATTGCGCAGCTTGGGGATCCGCAGCTCGACGGCGCCGGCGCGTGTCTCCCAATCCCGGTCGCGATAGCCGTTACGCTGTGCGAGACGCTCGGCATCCTTCTCGCCATAGGCAGCGCCTGTCAGGCCGCCCACTTCCAGTTCCATCAGCCGCTGCGCGGCAAAGCCGATCATGTCGCGCAGAAAATCGCCGTCCGCACTCTTCCCAACCAGGGTGTGCAGGTCCATCTTGTCGGCGGTCATCGGTGGTCTCCTTGAGTTGAGTGTTGCAACCCAAATTTACCGAAGTTCGCCGATGACCACCCGCGAAACTGACCGGCCGCTACAGCGCTTTATCGATGAGCGCGCGTCTGGTCAGCTTCGCTACCGGCGGAAGCTACACCACCTCCCGGGAAACAACCGTTGCTCGCGCCGTGTTGGCACTCTCACCGCTTCAGGCGACTTGCGCGGACGTCCTCTGGGACTAGCTTCGTTTGCGTCGACCGGGGATACAGGTGACGGATCGATCGCCCACTTGATAAGGATCCACGCATAATCGGCGAGGCTAACAGCGTCGGCTCAAACCGTCTTGTCAGATGCCCCGCGACGCTCCGCGCGTATCGCCGACTGCGCCATCTAGTAGGGCTGTGATACCGTCTGCAAGGGACAGGCCGTGCGGATGAGGAACTGGTCGGCGCCGGTGCCATCAACTCCATACCGAGGTTCGGCCCAGCGAAAAAACTGCTCCGGCTATTGTGGTTCTCGCGTCCGAGAAACGGCCACGATGTCCTTGAGCGACATCGACAAATCCGCGAGCAAGTGGCGATCGGGCGCGGCACCGCCCGCGACAAGGGCGCGCCCCTGCACGTAATCCTTCGTCGCGTTGACGCAATCCAAGGCCACGACTTGGCCAGCCTTGAGATAGATCAGGCTGAAGCTGCGCTGCGTGGGATCGCCACGCTGTACGACCGCATCAAACCCGGTCGAGAGGCCGACCGTCTGTAGTCGCAGATCATATTGATTCGACCAAAACCAGGGCACTGCATCGTAGGACGTCTCAATGCCGGCGATTGTCTTCGCCGCGACTGTCGCCTGATCATTGGCGTTTTGGACCGATTCCAACCGAATTTGCGCGCCCGCCGCGTAGCCATTGCTGTGAAGTGCGCAATCTCCGATGGCGAAAACATCAGGAAGGCTGGTCCGGCACTGCTCATCGACAGCCACACCGTTTCCGCCGATCGCGCCCGCCAAGAGAATTGGTTCCACTGATGGGACGATACCGATACCCACAATAACCATCTCACATTTCAGCGTATCGCCGCCTTGAAGCCGGACTGCCGTAACCTTGTCGCCATAGCCTTCTATGCAATCGACTTTGGCATTGACACGCACATCAACGCCATAGGCGCGGTGTTCGCCTTCATAGAAATGTGACAGCGCCTCCCCGGCCACACGTGAGAGAACCCGGTCAAGCGCCTCAAGCACGACCACTCGCTTGCCGCTTTTGGCTAGCACGGCCGCTGCCTCCAGCCCGATAAAGCCTCCACCGATTACCACGGCGCGCGAGATGCCGCCCAGTTCGGCCTTCATCCGATCGACGTCGGCGCGTGTCCGCACGGTATGGACGCCAGCAAGATCGTGGCCGGAACAGACAAGCTTGCGCGCTGCCCCTCCGGTCGCCCAGATCAGCTTGCCATAACCGACGACCAGTCCGTCATCGCTGGTCACATTGTGTTTTGCGGCATCGACCGCAACAATCCGGCGGCCCAATAGCATAACGATGCCCCGTTCATCCCAGAATGAAGGCGGTCGGATGAGAAGGCGCTCGAACGTCTTTTGACCGTCTAGATAGTCCTTCGAGAGCGGCGGACGCTCATAGGGGAGTTCCGGCTCGTCGCCGATCATTGCGATGGTGCCGGCGAACCCGTTTTGCCGGAGCGCGATCGCCGCCTGCGCACCTCCGTGCCCAGCTCCAACGATCACGACGTCGTATCTGTGTACCATGCTATTCTCCGTCTCCGCCCTTCTCTACCTCGTCGGCTGAAGTGCGTGCCGGCTATGCTGACAATTTATCTGTCTGTGGCCGGGCGCTGGTGCCTGATCTCCTGGGAGCGAAATCATCCCGTCGCGTCGCGGGTCGGGCAGATCTTTCAACCATTCGCTTTTCTTCTGAACGTCTCGGAGATGTGGCCCGCCAGATCAGCCTTGATGAGCAAGGCGAGGCGTTGCGAACCAGGCCGCATCTGATTTATGCCGCCGCCATTGAACCACAGACCACGCTGCCCGGTCTGCCCCCACATGCTCGCCCATTCGCCTTCGGGATCGAGCCGCGCGATTTCCCCGACACGATCTCCTATGTCCTGACCGAACACCCCCGCCACTTCCGACTTGCGGCTTTGATAGCCGGTGGCGAGGACAATGATGTCGCCCTCGACGATGGAGCCGTCATCAAGCTTCACGCCTCCTGGCACGAATTCAACAATCCGATTGAACTGCTCGATTTTGATCTTCCTTGCGGCAATGAGCTCTGAGGTGCCTGTGTTCAGGTAATAGCCGCCACCCGTCCGCAGGAAGAGATCCAGCCAGCCCTGGCCATCAACGCCATCACCGAGCTCCAGTCCGGCAGCCTTCAGCCCATCGAGCAGTTCGCGGTCAATGTCCTGCGCCATTGTGTGATAGGCTCGACTGGCGCTTTCGCGGAGCGGGTTGATGAGGCCGATGCCATAGCGAAGGTCCACAAGCTCCGTCGGGATCGTCGGGTCGAGATATCCGGCATAAGCGAGATTGGCCGTATCGACATTGTTCACGACGACTGGGCCGCGCTGGAACATTGTGACCTCGATGCCGCCGTCATGCAGGTTACGGGCGATATCGTGCGCGCTCGTCGCCACGCCGATGATGATCGCCTTCCTGATCCCGTAGTCTGCCGCGTCGGTGAATTGAGACGAGTGCATGACCTTCCCGGCAAACGCGCTGATACCGTCCAAGGTCGGAACGAATGGCTTGCCGCCGATGCCGCCGGTCGCCCAGACGATGTGGCGGGGATGCAACTCGCGTTCCGTTCCGTCGGACAACCGAACCACCGCATCCCAGCGGTCTGCACTTGAGTCGTAGGTCGCACTGACAAATTCTGTTCCGGTCCACACAGTCAGATCCATGTAGCGGGCGTAGATGTCGAGCCAATCCCCGATCAGGTCCTTGGGCAAATACTGGGGATAGTGTGGCGGGAAGGGCAGGAAGGGAAAGCCGTTCATCTCAATGGGATTGTGCAGGTAAAGAGCAGCGTAGCGCTTGTTCCAACTGTCACCCACATGATCGTACCGGTCGATATTGAGTACATCCACGCCCAGCCGCCGTAAGCACGCTGCAGTCGTCAGCCCCGCCTGTCCGGCGCCGACGACGACTACCTCCGGTTCCCTGTCCAGA includes:
- a CDS encoding alginate export family protein, giving the protein MKSYGYAAATACAVVALTIATSVQARESMKRRPISALEAKDTRVPATPIVTAYPTAAAGDGNTSNGYNPLRWAEDWTKMRDPAKRDDPIDHIKYIPLGSDDVYLTVSGELRLRMNTTSNPQARELPYQRQDAYRVFLGADLHVGEHVRAYGELARGVMTGRNLGTLSGTLRNDFLVQQAFVDVTGSVANLDVGVRVGRQIFIDGANLLIANRGNNTVQTSLTGVRVWALGSKARVDVFDLYYTDFGNGGFGDDPTDHDRRFSGVSAGYVLPTNLFGKSRLYLDPFVWRLRNRNTTWGAETAREERVYTGAHLWGDVGPLTLDWTVNHQGGSYGSRTLDAWQILLAQTYRLGKSNTAPRLGLHVDYASGGGAYDRGKLRNAFAPYGNNIYYSYAGFLTPTNLIAVAPSLTVMPTKKLRVTGEYQFSWRATTRDAIYRANGLPFTGTSGRGDRKTGDVARLQAIWSLTPRLSVTGRLEHLLAHGGLTDNGYHSSSYAGAWVSFRF
- a CDS encoding NADP-dependent malic enzyme — its product is MNDDFRQAALDYHRLPQPGKLAVQATKRMETQRDLALAYSPGVAAACEAIVSDPSTARDFTARGNLVAVVTNGTAVLGLGNIGPLASKPVMEGKSVLFRKFAGIDAFDIELDASDPKAFCDAVAAMEPTFGGINLEDIKAPECFAIEAELRSRMNIPVFHDDQHGTAIVVAAAVRNALLLQGKRIEDVRLVTSGAGAAALACVDLLVSLGLPVDNVTLTDIDGVVHAGRNADMPPNMARYARVTDALTLGEVVSGADIFLGLSAPGVFKPEWLPLLADKPVILAMANPQPEIMPDLVREGRPDAIIATGRSDFPNQVNNLLCFPYIFRGALDCQATEINEEMKLAAVEAIAALARAEPDEAVANAYGGEPMLFGHNHIIPKPFDPRLILEVAPAVSEAAARTGVALSPITDMVAYRASLGRHAYRSSQLMMPVFDAARRQPRRVAYAAGEADSVLRAAQIVVDERLARPVLVGRTTVMEAALNRLGLRIRIGEDIEVFDPTLENDTFEMLVDAYTKLVERRGVTPAAARKRVRLRPTVTAAMLLQAGLVDAALCGTPTDWWEETRLTLEIIPRAPGVARVSALTALIHEQNSLFFADTHLNIDPNAEQIAEFTIMAAEQVRRFGITPAAALLSHSNFGASNSPSARKMREALAILRTKAPELLVDGEMHTDSALNPAIRERSVTTSVLGGAANLLVMPSLDAANIALTLATSVTRGLSVGPLLMGMSKPIHVLVASTTTRGIVNMTALVASESAQTAAAGSSA
- a CDS encoding 2-keto-4-pentenoate hydratase codes for the protein MSLPPADIDLHAVVRAFVEARRAGRSIAAFPGQVPRSIDEAYRAQSLAIDAWRGELAGWKVAKINDPWRDPLGVDRFIGPIFDETIVRDANTCIFPAYRGGQAAFEVELALTLACDADPRRTDWRSHDAALLVGEVNMAVEFAASPLGILTALGPLASISGFGNNNGLLLGPVISLDATMISGSCEALIDVQSVGAGPLWTGPDGPLPAFAFALNEAARLGRPMTKGQIVSTGALTGVHPVQIGQACEADFKEFGRLLCTVQEQEPA
- a CDS encoding CoA transferase; amino-acid sequence: MTKPSGPLVGVKVLEFAGLGPGPFAGTFLFDLGADVVQIARVGAPDPPATRFDARGRSTIGLDLKVPADGATALALPEKADLVFEGNRPGVMERLGLGPEAMHARNPGWSMAR
- a CDS encoding NAD(P)/FAD-dependent oxidoreductase → MVHRYDVVIVGAGHGGAQAAIALRQNGFAGTIAMIGDEPELPYERPPLSKDYLDGQKTFERLLIRPPSFWDERGIVMLLGRRIVAVDAAKHNVTSDDGLVVGYGKLIWATGGAARKLVCSGHDLAGVHTVRTRADVDRMKAELGGISRAVVIGGGFIGLEAAAVLAKSGKRVVVLEALDRVLSRVAGEALSHFYEGEHRAYGVDVRVNAKVDCIEGYGDKVTAVRLQGGDTLKCEMVIVGIGIVPSVEPILLAGAIGGNGVAVDEQCRTSLPDVFAIGDCALHSNGYAAGAQIRLESVQNANDQATVAAKTIAGIETSYDAVPWFWSNQYDLRLQTVGLSTGFDAVVQRGDPTQRSFSLIYLKAGQVVALDCVNATKDYVQGRALVAGGAAPDRHLLADLSMSLKDIVAVSRTREPQ
- a CDS encoding flavin-containing monooxygenase; the protein is MNDLQVETEVVEWVSALEDAIASRDAAKLKDLFSDPAYFRDNGALTWDYRQFHGRDVVLSTLLGLADEMQPHRFRISSEWPAPNLQDRGGNEIIEAFFDFDTKFGKGVMVLNAVRDGASSSLRARAIFTRLEALHSEETPARHPAGRGYVAAHPGQTWKQHRDAARQYLDREPEVVVVGAGQAGLTTAACLRRLGVDVLNIDRYDHVGDSWNKRYAALYLHNPIEMNGFPFLPFPPHYPQYLPKDLIGDWLDIYARYMDLTVWTGTEFVSATYDSSADRWDAVVRLSDGTERELHPRHIVWATGGIGGKPFVPTLDGISAFAGKVMHSSQFTDAADYGIRKAIIIGVATSAHDIARNLHDGGIEVTMFQRGPVVVNNVDTANLAYAGYLDPTIPTELVDLRYGIGLINPLRESASRAYHTMAQDIDRELLDGLKAAGLELGDGVDGQGWLDLFLRTGGGYYLNTGTSELIAARKIKIEQFNRIVEFVPGGVKLDDGSIVEGDIIVLATGYQSRKSEVAGVFGQDIGDRVGEIARLDPEGEWASMWGQTGQRGLWFNGGGINQMRPGSQRLALLIKADLAGHISETFRRKANG